The sequence CTAGACAGAGCTTTATAGAGATAGTCTTTAGAAGCTTCTATCTTCTCTTGCAGCTTTGTATAGTCCAAATTGAGGTTGGTATTTAATTTTTTATCAAGTTTGGGAAGCATATCTGCTGTTACTATTCGCTCCGGTATTCCCAACTCGGTTAATAAATCGACCACCTTGATCGATTTATCGCTTCTACTAAAAACCGTAAAAGGTTTTTTATAAATAATTGAGAATATAGAGCCGTGGAAAAAGTTTGTAAAAACATATGATGCACCGTAAAAGTAGCCAAGCCATTCTCCTGGACCCGCTCCCACATAGTTTGCTTTTGGTGCATACTTCCAAGGTTCTCCAACCGAAATAATTTCTAAGCCTTCATTCGCGGCTACTGTTTTCACATAATTGCTTTCTTCTTTAGTTAGACCTCCATATACTAGAATATATTTTTTGTCTACTTTGGGAATTTTAATGATTTTGCTGTAATCGCCCAGTAAAGTTGGATCTAGAACTTTGGTAGCGTTTAGATTGCAGTGGCTAACAAGTTTTACGCTATTGCTATCTCTGACTGCGATCGCGTGAAATTGTTGCAGTAGCTGACATACTGCTTCTTTATAATTTCCTAAGCTATCTGTAGAGCCAAAACTAGCTGCATAGCTCACTTTGCGAGTATTGCTAGGTGAAATAAAATCAAAGAAATAAGATGGATCAAATCCTGTAAATGGCGATTGAATATTCCATATTTCATCACTTCCGCATATCACTACATCATATTGATGATTCCCGGTTTTTAATTCTTCTCTATTTGTATATGTTTTTTCACTCAACTCCATTTGAGAAAGCAAAAACTCTCTCATCTTTTTAGCCCTTACAGCGTTCGCTATAAAATTTCTATGAAATAATAATTTTCCACTAAAATAAAGATTTTTTCTAAACAACGCCATCAACTGAGTAGGACGATAATCAATAAATTCAACATCATATCCCTGCCCCTTAACTACTTGAGACAAAGCATAAGCTTGGAGCGTGGCACCAAAGTTAGTTGTACAGTGATAAGTTAGTATTCCTACCTTCGTCATTTTATTTGCCTATTTTCGCCTAATGTAAGAGTTGTAGAATCTTGTTGAGTTGCTGTAACCTTTATTTAGAGCAAGGCTACATTTGCCTTTGTTCGCCTTTTTATCTTTCCAAGATAAGTTAAGAGTGGCCAAATCACGTCAAGCGGTCACTCTAGGTAGCGATTTTGCATCAATTTACTGCTAAGATTTTTTTACTATCCTCTTAACAGCTTGAGCCATACGCATTAGTTTTGGCCGATACCACAAAT is a genomic window of Microcoleus sp. FACHB-831 containing:
- a CDS encoding polysaccharide pyruvyl transferase family protein yields the protein MTKVGILTYHCTTNFGATLQAYALSQVVKGQGYDVEFIDYRPTQLMALFRKNLYFSGKLLFHRNFIANAVRAKKMREFLLSQMELSEKTYTNREELKTGNHQYDVVICGSDEIWNIQSPFTGFDPSYFFDFISPSNTRKVSYAASFGSTDSLGNYKEAVCQLLQQFHAIAVRDSNSVKLVSHCNLNATKVLDPTLLGDYSKIIKIPKVDKKYILVYGGLTKEESNYVKTVAANEGLEIISVGEPWKYAPKANYVGAGPGEWLGYFYGASYVFTNFFHGSIFSIIYKKPFTVFSRSDKSIKVVDLLTELGIPERIVTADMLPKLDKKLNTNLNLDYTKLQEKIEASKDYLYKALSSQK